The genomic region ACGCACCGCCGACAACGCGGCGCTCGCCTACGACCGCCTCGTCTTGGCCGCCGGCAGCGCAGTGGTCAAGCCGGACATCCCGGGCCTGGCTGAGTTCGGGTTCGACGTCGACACCTACGACGGCGCGGTGAGGCTGCAATCCCACATCCGTGCGCTGGCCGAGCAACCGGCCACTGAGGCGACGTCGACCGCCGTGGTCGTGGGTGCCGGCCTCACCGGCATCGAGCTCGCCTGTGAACTGCCGGCGATGCTCTCCGCTTCGCTGGGTGTCACGCCGCGGGTGGTGCTCGTCGACCGCAATCCGCACATCGGCTCCGACATGGGCGCCTCGGCGCGACCGGTCATCGAGGAGGCGTTGGGCGAGAACGGAATCGACGCCCTCACCGGCGTCGGTGTCACGGCGGTCAGCGCCCGCGGCGCGACACTGTCATCAGGTCGGGTGATACCCGCGGGGACCGTGGTCTGGTGCGCAGGGATGCGGGCCAACCCGTTGACCGCGCGGCTCGGGGTTCCGCTGGACCGGCTGGGTCGGGTGCCGGTCGATGACTATCTGCGCGTCAAGGGCGTCGCCGGCGTGTTCGCAGCCGGTGATGTGGCGGTGGCGCGGATGGACGACGCGCACCTGTCCGTGATGTCGTGTCAGCACGGCCGTCCGATGGGTCGCTATGCCGGCTACAACGTCATCGGCGACCTGCTCGACAAACCGATGATGGCGCTTCGGA from Mycobacterium sp. IDR2000157661 harbors:
- a CDS encoding NAD(P)/FAD-dependent oxidoreductase, with amino-acid sequence MSTSAHVLVVGSGFAGLWAALGAARRLDELGAEGVDVTVVSKQPYHDIRVRNYEADLAPCRIPLPQLLDPVGVEHVTAEVTGIDVGAREVRTADNAALAYDRLVLAAGSAVVKPDIPGLAEFGFDVDTYDGAVRLQSHIRALAEQPATEATSTAVVVGAGLTGIELACELPAMLSASLGVTPRVVLVDRNPHIGSDMGASARPVIEEALGENGIDALTGVGVTAVSARGATLSSGRVIPAGTVVWCAGMRANPLTARLGVPLDRLGRVPVDDYLRVKGVAGVFAAGDVAVARMDDAHLSVMSCQHGRPMGRYAGYNVIGDLLDKPMMALRIPWYVTVLDLGPAGAVYTEGWDRRVVSTGATAKKTKRTINGERIYPPLTGERTALLAAAAPELQAAPAYEN